CGAGGCGACCGCGGCGGGTGGCGGGTGGCGGCCGGTGGGGCACGGCCTGGGCACGAGTGCGGCGAATCCGGACAGCGTCGGTGCTCCTCGTCGACGCCAACGGCGGCCGTCCGTCAAGTGTTCAATGAATGTCTAAAGCAGAACACAGCCAGACATATTTTGGGTTGGGTTGGCCGCGGTGGGTGCCTCGATGGCGGGACGACCGCATGCGGACATGCATGTCCATTTTCCTACCCCAGATGGACAGAATCCGGTCAAACCGGACATCCGTTTGGGGTCatgcggtggagttggcctaaggGGGAAGTACGTCTCTATTGGAGCGGTGTgaaggcacaatgctccccaagaatcCACTAGGGCTACCGTATTCttctcacgccctcacacaatgcaagatgctgtgattccactcgtggtgcccttgaaggcggcaaccgaacctttacaaacaaggttagggcaatctccacaacttaattggaggcacCCAACaccaccacaaagcttcaccacattggattgtggctccgaggtgacctcatcCGTCTATGgtgcccaaacacccaagagtaacaagagtcgcgagggattagtgggggaatcaaatttctctcagtggaagtgtagatcaaggccctctcaagcaaaccctagcaaatcaACAAGATTGAGTGGCTatggagagagatcgggcgaaaaagAGCATtgggagcaacaatggagcttgggggaaaGAGGTGAGTCAACTTGGGGAAGAAGTCCCCCTTTAAATAGGTGGGTGAAAATCCAACCATTTTCTACCCACTGGTCGTGCACAACCGGCCTGAGCGATACTACCGTTGCGTGCGGTAGTACTAGCCCCAACGTGCAATAGACAGAGTCATAGAAGCGGTAGTGCcttcggagcggtagtaccactcccaCCAGCGGTACTTCCACTTAGTGGTGCACATGGGACTAGAACTGTGGTAGTAGAGCAGGTAGTGCGACAGTACCGCGCCCGGCAGTACTACCGCTGGTTACTGCCGCTCTACTTCCGCTGGAGTGGAAGGAGGCAACAGAAGTAGAAACATAAGCGGAAGTACGAGCGGCCGAGGAGGCCAGTAGTATCGCATGAGCGGTGCTACCGCTCTGAAGAGCGGTACTTCTGCTTAGTTCTTTAGAGCTGAGTGAACTTGAGGTAGTAGGCTAGTAGCATAGGTCGTAGTACTGCATGCGTGACACTACCTATAACTACCGCCCTACTACCTCCCGTTTACAGAATGCCTAAAGTAAACGGTAGTGATAGGAACACTGGAGAGCCGTAGTACcgcgagcggtactaccgctcacctgCGAGGTACTACCGCTTATCTGCTTCAAAATGGCCTCAACAGAATAAGGATGGATCTCCGAGTTGCCGGGAAGGAAAAGGGTGCAAAGAAATAAAGTGTACGTGttattccaccctagcctttccaaatGCGGACCCTCTCTTAATAGTATTGATTTCCTACGACTCAAAGCCACCAAAAAGAAATCGCCAGAAACAACCGTCTTCACTCTAAATTACTGAGGGGAAGTAAGCCATCTTGTGCCACCTGATAATCTCTGAAAGCTCAATGCACACGGTTAGTCCGCAAAACGCAttatcatcaatcaccaaaactactaaGGGTGAAATATGCCCTAACAATGTGGTTGAAGAAACCAAACATGTCTACCTAAATCTAGAGAGAAAGAATTTGGCTAAACTATCTGCTTCATAATTCCTCGTCCTACTTTCATTAATAAAATTACAATAAATGAACTATGTTACTCCAGCCTTAATCTACTTGATAATAGCATCATATCTTTCTTCTTCATCACTTTGAGATCCTTCATCATGGTGGCACAATCAAATGAAACAATAGAGAGATGCTTGGAGATCATGTGCCAACGCTAGCGCCTCGCGACAAGCCAGTGCTTCTAGAATTGGTGCATCAGTGATTCCTGAGAAAGTAATGGAAGAAGATCCCATATAGATACCATGTTCGTCATGACAAACCACCACCACTGAACCTCGATCACTATTTTTTTCCATGGCGCCATCGATATTGAATTTCAGAAATCCAGATGGGGGTCTGATCCAAGGTTGCCTAACAAAAGCCCGGACTGGCGCCGCCTGCAGTGTTGTCTTCTTTGGAGAGATGATCTCAAGCTCAGATAAGAACTTCTTAACAAACAAGTGGGTTGATAAAGGTGACTGAAATTCTTCATAAATTGCTTTTCATCTCCAGAACCATACCGCCCACAAGGTGACTACCATCTCCATGTAGTGCACATGTCATAACGAGTCTTACAAAGTCGAAAGCCAGAGTTTCATTTTGGTATCCTTATTTCATTCAAGTGTTGAACCATCTCCTTGCTAGCCAAGCCCCGAACGCATCTTGCCAAGGAGCATTCCACCAACGCATGACGCCGAGAATCTCCAGAGCCACGGAGAGGCACCAGTGTGTATCAGCCATATTTCTATGCTCCAAATCATCAAAAGTTGGGTTTGACCATTGTGCCAAACGCCATAGAAATACTTTGAGTTTTGAGAGCGGGCCAAGTGATGCGTCCAGCAGTCGCCACATGTCATGTACTGGACGCTCCCTCtggattttatttttttctatttttctatacacattttcaGGTTTTAGATGATTTTTTTTTCATATATTTTTTGGATTTTCGGTTTTCACTTGGTTTTCCTaggttttgaattttttttgcgaAGCACAACTGTGCTTCttgataataataataataataataataataataataataataataatctgTGCTTCCATGAGAAGCACAAATTTACTTCGCGCGGAAGAACAGATTCGCTGCAAGATGTGCTTCTCGAAAAAATGCACTTGCATGAGAAACACAGATTGGCTTCTCGTGGAAGCACAGATTTACTTTCGTGATGTGCTTCTTGGGACAAAAATATGCTTCCACGACAAGCACTAATTTGCTTCTATATGCTTCCATGAGAAGCACAAATTTGCTTCTCGTGGAAGCATAGATTTGGTTTCACGAGTTGTGCTCCTCAGGAAAAAAACCTGTGCCGCCATGAGTTGTGCTTCTTGAAGAAAAAAAACTGTGCTTCGACGGAAAATATAAATTTACTTCCGACAGTGCTTGTACGAAAAAAAGCACAAcatgtgctttaatattttttgAAAAGCGCAACCTGCTTCCCTGCtccttttttcttttgttttttttttgtatTCGGTTTTTTTGCGAGAACACATTTTTCCAGtttattttttttggattttttttattttgtgaagaaAAAGTATGTCAAAACCTGTAATCAGGGATCTAGTTTCAAAGATCCCAACACAAAAAATCCAACAATGAAAACAGTTTGGTATTTGACACGCGGTTCAAGAGATAAAACCTTTTAAAAAATAAATctagaaaaaaaaagaaactttCAGGCTGCGAGAATTGGCGCATATGAAATGCGCCGTTTGTTGCCAAATCCGAGAAGAGGGGGAGTGATTTTTGCAAGAAGTGTCCTTGACTTGACTAGTGATTTCATAAATTCGTCCATTGCTTAGCCGCCGAGACCATGATGTGAAGGCTGGGTCTTTAATTTCTAAAGTTGGGCCTTTGGCCTTTTCTCGAATGAAAAGGAATAAAATGGAGCCACGCGCCACTTGTTCCCTTCGTCTAGAAGCCCCCTGCGTTGCCCGGCGATGTGTCGCCTCGCCACTAGCCTCCAACTGTCCGACGCCCACATCACGAGCGCCAAGCAGCCAACTTTTCCAAGCACGAAccttctcccctcctccactGCGGCCAAGAACAACCTCCGCGCCAACCGCCACCCTCCCTACCCTCGCCATGGACATCGGCTCGATTCCTTCCCCGGCCgacgccgcggcgccgccctccgcgGCCGCCACGCCGCGGGAGGCCACGCTGGGGCGCCACCTCGCGCGGCGCCTGGCCGAGGTCGGCGCGCGCGAGGTCTTCACCGTGCCGGGGGACTTCAACCTGACGCTACTCGACGAGCTCGAGGCGGAGCAGCCgtccggcggcggggtgcggctcGTCGGCTGCTGCAACGAGCTCAACGCCGCCTACGCCGCCGACGGCTACGCCCGCGCGCGCGACGGCGGGGTCGGCGCCTGCGCGGTCACCTTCACCGTCGGCGGGCTCAGCGCCATCAACGCCGTCGCCGGCGCCTTCAGCGAGAACCTCCCCGTCATCTGCATCGTCGGGGGCCCCAACAGCAACGACTACGGCAGCAACCGGATCCTCCATCACACCATCGGCATCCCCGATTTCACGCAGGAGCTCCGCTGCTTCCAGAACGTCACCTGCTATCAGGTACGTCTCTGTTGTTCAGTTTTAATGTCGTTCCTCAAGACGAAATGCTCTGATTTTGTTAGGGATTTTGGCACTGCTTAGATTTTAGgttaaaaaaattattttagttTCTGTTTGGTCAATGGACTGGATCTGTGGTCTATTTCGCAATTCACTTTGTGACATGTTcagtttgtgatattttctgaTTGTTCCTCCATGTCCAGTAGTCTGGGTTTTGGGGTTTAGTTGTTTTTCAGGGAATGGCTCTGCTGCAGTTCTAGCACTGTCTGTCTGTCAGCACGATGCTAAAATTTGTAGAGACTGAGATAGGAGCGGTTCATGCTTTCTTGAGCTTAGGGATTAATGATTTTGTTTATACTGCAACTATGAAAATCTCTTTAGTGAGATAAAATTGTTCTCTGAATATTGAGTTATTTACTAGGGGGTGCATGTAAAATCCTTGACTGGAGATCACCGGATTCATTGTTGGACATGTTGTCTGCTCCAAACTAAAAACAGGCTTTCCAGACCAATATACAGTACTGCCTCCGTTCCAAattataagatgttttggatatttcaatatTAACTACATACGGATTGGATTTTCTTTAAAAAGAAAAACTACATACGGATTGAAATGAGTGAGCGAACACACTAAaacatgtctatatacatccgattcaggaaaaagttagaacatcttataatttggaacagagggagtagctgttaGCCTGTTACACTTATTGGCTTATTGGTTCAGAAATAGGATTCTCCAATATAGAAATAGGGACACTACCCCATTTTCGAAGGATAAGTCCTTCTGTCTTCTGACTTGGACTATGCTTAACAACTTCAAGCATAACTTTTAGTCCATTACAGTGCTTGGTGCATCAGTTGTATCTCTCGCTTGATTATCCATTACTTCTGTACTTCTAAGTTAGTTTGGATGGCGTATATGAATAATATGATAATTCTGTAAGACAATTAAACTGCAAGAATGATTTCACTGTACACGCATAAATTTTTGTATTAACAGAATGAGGAAATAAAGCGTTCATATACGGGAAATTAAATGAACATGTGTTACTACATAGAAGGTTAAGAGGAGACTAAACCTTTACCTTCCGCAGATGATATGTATGCTTGGAATTGTGAATTTATTTTCAAAAGTGGGAATTCAAGATATCTATATGAGCATTGCGATTTTTTTCCTATTATATGACCTCATTTCATAAATTGCAGGCAGTGGTGAACAACTTGGAAGATGCACATGAACAGATTGACACTGCCATTTCCACTGCACTGAAGGAGAGCAAGCCTGTTTACATCAGTATCAGCTGCAACCTCCCCTCGATCCCGCATCCTACCTTTAGCCGCCATCCTGTCCCTTTCTTTCTCTCCCCAAGGTAAGTTAGCATGCTCCCTGTATGCGCATAACGACGATGAGATGGCAGTTGGCTTGGCATCACTGATGTTGATGAACTGTTCATTTGTCAGACTGTCAAACCAGATGAACCTGGAAGCAGCAGTGGAGACTGCTGCAGCTTTTTTGAACAAATCAGTCAAGCCGGTCCTTGTTGGCGGACCGAAGATGAGGGTGGCCAAAGCATGCGAGGCCTTCGTAGAGCTGGCTGATGCATGCGGTTATCCGGTTGCAGTGATGCCTTCTGCAAAGGGGCTTGTGCCGGAGCACCATTCTAGATTTATCGGCACATACTGGGGTGCTGTGAGCACTCCATTCTGCGCTGAGATTGTGGAGTCAGCTGATGCCTATTTGTTTGCTGGCCCGATATTTAATGACTACAGCTCGGTTGGGTACTCGCTTCTTCTCAAGAAGGAGAAGGCCATCATTGTCCAGCCGGACCGAGTCGTGATTGGGAATGGGCCTGCATTTGGGTGTGTTCTGATGAAGGACTTCCTGCATGCACTTGCAACCCGGCTGAAGAAGAACACAGCTGCCTACGACAACTACAGTCGGATTTTTGTGCCTCAGGGCGAACCCCTTTCCTCTGAGCCTGGAGAGCCTTTGAGAGTGAATATACTTTTTAAGCATATTCAGAAAATGTTGTCTGGCAGCTCAGCTGTTATAGCAGAGACTGGTGACTCATGGTTTAACTGTCAGAAGCTGAAACTACCAGAAGGCTGTGGGTAAGCTCCCCTGAAATATTTCAGAGCTCAAACTTCTGTCTGAGTTTTTTTAAACTTCCCGTATTGGTTGTTGGTCACATCCGTTCTTTTAGTATTTTTAATTTAGGTATAGTTGGATTATATCCAGATATTTTGTTCTGTTTTTTTTTTGGTTATTGATTATTTATCCGGGTGAATTTGATAAAATGCCTTATAGTAGTTTGAACTTCGATAAAATAACCCGTGATGTGTCACCGATTAGTGAGGCCATATTATCAGCTGGTTTCATGTAAGAATCTCGAAAATGAATGATAGAAGTCTAGACTAATTTTACATTGGTAACAACTGACAAGCCTTGTTTGTGTCAGTAACTAGGATGTATACTGTTCAGTTTATGTTTAATTAAACACCATTTTCTTTTCGCAGGTATGAATTTCAGATGCAATATGGATCAATTGGTTGGTCTGTGGGTGCAACTCTGGGATATGCGCAGGCTGCTAAGGATAAGCGAGTCATTTCCTTCATTGGAGATGGCAGCTTTCAGGTATGAAAAATTCAGTATCACCAAACGTTCTGTCTTATACCATTAGATTTAAAGCTCTATCAAAACTAGATGATTCCCCGCGCGTTGCTACGGGAAATATTGCTATAAATTGTTGTTTTACTTAGCAAATTAACTCTCCTAATAGGATCACCAAAATAATGAAAAATTTATCCTGCTTTGGCAACAACACTTTAGAATAATATACATCATTGTAGTGGTACATAAATAGGGTCGATCCTCCTAGTTATATCGTTCAACTTTGGCAACAATACTTTAGAATAATACTCcctttgtaaagaaatataagatcaTTTAGATTACATCATTGTAATGGCACATAAGTAAGGTCGATACTCCTAGTTATATCATTCAACTTCTGTTCGGTAGACGAACAATCAGATTAGATAAATATTACCCATGGAACTAATTTATTTATTACAAAGTAATGTCATGAGACATTCATATTCAGCAATACTCTCATGATAGTAAGATCTTTGCCGATGTGATCCTTCAGGGGGAAGAATAGAAGTTGCATCAAGTGGATGATAGCATTGCCTTCCTCGATGGTTAAGTAACTTGGCAGATAAAATCTAGGATTTTGCAGAAACACAAAGACACAAATGTATCAGGGAACATTAGAACAAACGTAGCACTTTTGCATATCTAAAATCAGGGAACATTAGAACAAACGTAACAAATGTATCGGGATCTAGGGTGTACCTAGAATCCTAGATACCAGTTACAACAATATCTTTGTGATTTGAGTAAAACTATGAAACCAGGGAGCTCTTTCGGTGTGATTAAGAAAATAAATTGAGCAAAAATAGCAAGGGAATGCTCAACAAAGTAAAATCCTTGTCATAAGAGACGATAATGATTATAATGTTTGTCCCTGAAAAATTGTTTAGGATTTTCAGAACAATGTTCTCTGTTTGAGTGATCGGCTATCAACCATACGAATGATAAAACTGTAAAATAATCTTTTTATGAATCCATAGTACATGATATTTACCATAAATCTACATGGAACACAAACACATGGAAGTACAAAGGAACGGTTGTGAAATTAAGGAATGAAAGGATGCACGGCATCATTATTTGCAGTAAGACATGTGACAAACTCAAATAAATTTCCATATACCTTCACATTGTTGAGTGTGAGGGAAGTAATCTGCAATAAGTAAATTAGAAAAAAAAAATCAGAGTTAGACTGCACGAACTAAGCACTTAAAAATTGCATGGGTTATTATATCTATGCCTTAATCAAAGTAAATAAGTTGAAAATCAAAGTAACTAAGTTGACATCTCAAAGAATAAAAGGTAAATAAGTTTACTAACTAACCATAATCTCCTTTTTAGCATCTTCTTCGTGAACTATAAGCTGCACATCATACTGAATCAAACAATGACGGCTTGATGTGTAAACATATTAATTGGCCCTCGTGTTTTTGCCATAACAATAGAAAAAAAATCCACTATGCAGCATTAAAAAATTGTATGAGGGTGAATCGGATAATCTAAGAAAATGTGATATGTACCATCATTTTTGTTATGATCAGGGCACTCAAACGTAAGCCCTATCACTGAAACTGATATGTGAGTTCTGCACCTATTGATGCGTACAATTTACCACTATTGAATATGCCATTGTAGAAGAGAAGTAATCTGAACCACCAACATATGAAAATAAATTCTGACTACATGTTTACATTATGGCACCTATATATTGTATCAACACCAGCTTACCATCCATATCCGTTTTCCCAAGTATAGTATCGAGTATGAAATGGAAAGGGCTTTGGTTCTTTGCTCAAGGGCTTGACAAACAGGTCTTTGTTCTCTGGCAGCAGAAAATAAAAATTCAGAATGCGTCAGGTTGGAACTCACAATAAGCAATGTGGCATATGTAGCTGCAGAGAGAAGAAATCATGCAAGCaagtaggggggggggggggggggggggtatagGATGAGataaacaaataaaataaaaatcgaGTCTCGAGGATACAGGTGGGCTTCTCACCATTCGGAATCTAATATCCGTCAACAACAGCCTGAGTTATGATTTCCGCAGATCTGCAAGAAAGAACCTACAGTAGAATTTAACCAATATATCATGATGTATTCCAAGAAAATAATTAGAGAAGAAATAAACAATTCCCTTGCATAACCAAACATAATTACTACTTCCACGCAATAACCAAGCAACCAGGCAAGGAAAAACGACTATGTTGCATCACGAACCAGAATTACCACATTGAAGCAATGGCAAGGAGAATTACTTACAAACTGGAAGCAATAGTCTGAAGATGGCCGCAACACGCTTCTCTCTCACGCGCGCGCGTCGACACAGCCGACGCCACAGCCTGACCCTGGAGAAGCCGTCTTTTGACCTTGAGATGAACGCATCATGCTCCCCTCTCATCTCATGTCGACACAATCACCGCCATGATCCCTTGCCTTCTCTCTCCCACACAGCCTCCACATGCCCAATTCCTCTCGCGTCTTCCTCTCGAATCGCCCAAGCAGTAGCAAGAGCAATGAGCGGAGTGGTGGCCGGCGGAAGGGATAAGAAGCGGAGGCTGATTTGGCCTGGACTCGCGAGCGTGGGAGGGGGTGTCTCGCACTGGTGGCAGGCGAACCAAGAAGACGGAGCGGGGAGGCTGGACTGGATGGGAATTAAAGTAGGAAAAGTGGAAGGGGAACGGCTTTGGAAGGCACTGATGGTCTGCTTTTGGGAGGTGAGGAGCCGAGGAAGATGGAATCAATGCAACACGATGTAGCGCGGGGGTGTTGAACGCATGAGCCTGGACGCGATCCAGGGGAAGAGGGGGCGATGTGTTCATCTGATTCAGGGACAGGGAGGTTTGTAGTCAGCCTTTTGTGGGTCCACTGCTGGTAACAGAAAGCAAACGTGGCTGGTATAGACTCTGGTGGGTCCCTCATGTAAGCTGGTAAGAAAAAACTGATGTGGCTAGGCTGCTGATGTGGACATGCTGCATGTCAAGATTATACTAGATTATAGATATGCGGCTAAGAAAGATTTAATTGGGCTGGTATATAGGTGACGGCACAAGAAGTGTCGACGATGCTCCGGTGGGAACAGAACAACATCATCTTTCTCATAAACAACGGGGGTTACACCATTGAGGTGGAGATCCATGACGGCCCTTACAACATCATCAAGAACTGGAACTACACCGGCGTGGTGGAAGCATTCCATAATGGCGAGGGCAAGTGCTATACGGCCAAGGTTGGTGTTACAGTTGTAATCTATATTTATTTATACGGCTAAAAAAATTAAGAAGGTTTTTTGAAACTGTTACCGGGAGAAAGActccccacctgaatatattttaaaatatttaaaaAGTACTGCATTGCAATGAAATTTCACCCTTGTGTCTGTAGGTCCGAACAGAGGAGGAACTGAAGAAGGCAATTGAGGCATCCCTAGGACCCAACAAGGACAGCCTGTGCTTTATAGAGGTAATTGTGCACAAGGATGACACTAGTAAAGAGCTTCTTGAGTGGGGTTCTAGGGTTTCTGCCGCGAATAGCCGGCCACCAAATCCCCAGTGAACGCACCAGGTCACCAAAGATCCTCATCCAGCTTAATGATGTCATGTGGAAGTTCTGAATAGATGTTACTGATCTTTGAATAAATCATCCATTTGAGTCCACTGCTGTTGCAAGGGCTCATGGTTACTGTACATAGATGGTCTTAGTTCAGGAACCTGTGCTTGTATATTACTTCAATAAATCTGAAATCGATGTCATAGCCAGCTAAAGACGCCCTTGATTTTGGCATCTTTCTTGATTTTGACAACAGTTTCAGGCTTGTTGTGTTTCTGAAAAGCATTTGTAAGACAAAACAAGTTGCGTTTCTAGAATGCGAATAAGATTCAATTATGTGGTGAACTAGCAGAGTAAACTCAATGGTGCACTCCTGGGTGAAAACAATTTCTGAATGTCAAAATATTACAGAAAGAACACTGTAAATTCACTAGTTTGTTTTGCGTTTGTAAACTTTCATGGGAGACGGTTATTTTGCGCCCTGTGCAAAAATAAAGAAGAAGTTTCAGTGCTcttttcctatgaaaatttacatgGGTGTAAGAGTGTTATGACCGGCATAGTAGGGGCTCAGCCCAGTGGGTTATGGCCCAagttatcttatcgttattaggggcttagcccaattatcttatcgttattaggaTCGTTGGCTTAGGAgccaagtaaacctctctatataaggagaggagatgtatcaatctaatcaagcaagaagcaatcaatatttgctcggcttcccttagggagccgggagacctaaaccctagccgcctcctgcCTTCGCCGCCGCTGCAACTGTCGCAAGGACGGCGCCACGCCGCCGGCCACCGCGCACCAGCCCTCGTCCTTCCCCCTCCTTCCCCTACAACCTACGCCCTAGATCCGGTAGGGCCCTAGCTCCTACCGAAGAATTTATACCTAACAAAAGTAATAGACAAAGCAGTCCTATTCGTTTCACATCTCTACCTAACCTAATATTAAAGGGAGGTGTCTCTGTCGACACTTTCACATCTCTAACTTAATATCTGTCTCTACCTAATATTAAAGGGAGGTGTTTGTCTCGACACTTGACCATGATATTTAGACCAAATTTAGCAGTACTGACATTTGGGACCAGGAAAGTGGCAGTTTTCAAAATGTTTTCCAGCTGGTATGATTTAATTTTATTTCTTCCAAACCATTTGCAGCAGCCCAATTTTGTACAAGCAATAAACAAACTGTCACGTGAAACCTTTCTCCTCATTCACCTCACAAACCTCGGCCAATTCTAAGATTGATGAATTTAGGCTGCTGTTCACCTCACAAACCTCGGCCAATTCTAAGATTGAGAATAAATTATTGGCGAAATTTAATGTGTCCTAGTCCTACACTTTGTGTTTAGAAGGAACTGTACTAttgttatgtactccctctgtgaaggaatataagagcgtttagatcactactttagtgatgtaaacgctcttatatttctttacggagggagtatgatgttcATAATTTATATGACAGCATCCATCATGTGTGCTTTGCTCTAGGTTCTTCTATTGGAGTGGTATGCTTATTTGTTGCTTTCTTGATATCTTTTTTCCTGGAATTGTAAATCGATTTATGTGGTCATCGAATTGTTTTTGTAGGCAATAGATTATAGACTTACTGATTGGTCTGAGATGTCTGTGTTTTGATTCTGATCCTATACATGTTTCAAAAATGTGACTCAACTTACAAAATGAGTCCCCATGTACTATTGTATATAACATTGCATATTACCTGGCATCTAGCACTGCCACACACAAACCTACATATAAGTGAACTGATGCACAAGAGCAACCTGATATAACTTAACTATGATCACATGTCATGGAAGAACTTGTAGGTCTTGACGTCGAGCACAATTGCTCTGATGGCTCCAATGCATGCAAGAACTCCGATGGCAGAGAACAAGACGGCGACGGCACAGCAAAGGGCCTTGACGGTACGCCGCAGCCCCAGGTTTTTGGGCAGCTTCCCAGCCTTCAGAAATGCTAATGCAGGC
The Aegilops tauschii subsp. strangulata cultivar AL8/78 chromosome 3, Aet v6.0, whole genome shotgun sequence genome window above contains:
- the LOC109756002 gene encoding pyruvate decarboxylase 1, translated to MDIGSIPSPADAAAPPSAAATPREATLGRHLARRLAEVGAREVFTVPGDFNLTLLDELEAEQPSGGGVRLVGCCNELNAAYAADGYARARDGGVGACAVTFTVGGLSAINAVAGAFSENLPVICIVGGPNSNDYGSNRILHHTIGIPDFTQELRCFQNVTCYQAVVNNLEDAHEQIDTAISTALKESKPVYISISCNLPSIPHPTFSRHPVPFFLSPRLSNQMNLEAAVETAAAFLNKSVKPVLVGGPKMRVAKACEAFVELADACGYPVAVMPSAKGLVPEHHSRFIGTYWGAVSTPFCAEIVESADAYLFAGPIFNDYSSVGYSLLLKKEKAIIVQPDRVVIGNGPAFGCVLMKDFLHALATRLKKNTAAYDNYSRIFVPQGEPLSSEPGEPLRVNILFKHIQKMLSGSSAVIAETGDSWFNCQKLKLPEGCGYEFQMQYGSIGWSVGATLGYAQAAKDKRVISFIGDGSFQVTAQEVSTMLRWEQNNIIFLINNGGYTIEVEIHDGPYNIIKNWNYTGVVEAFHNGEGKCYTAKVRTEEELKKAIEASLGPNKDSLCFIEVIVHKDDTSKELLEWGSRVSAANSRPPNPQ